In one Candidatus Dependentiae bacterium genomic region, the following are encoded:
- a CDS encoding biotin/lipoyl-binding protein translates to MDSENGIVSVESEFSGIVDKAFVEEGKAVKKGDLLYIISHQEKSIALGQANNLKKRITNLKREYQLKEVHYHALEKLFKKNYVSSLLGDNYLCRLTTIRTAGLN, encoded by the coding sequence CTCGGAAAATGGTATTGTTTCAGTTGAATCTGAATTTTCAGGGATTGTTGATAAAGCTTTTGTAGAAGAAGGTAAGGCTGTCAAAAAAGGTGATCTTTTATATATTATTTCGCATCAAGAAAAGAGCATCGCGCTTGGGCAAGCTAATAATTTAAAGAAACGTATCACAAACTTAAAGCGTGAGTATCAACTGAAAGAAGTCCATTATCATGCCTTAGAAAAATTATTTAAGAAAAATTATGTTTCATCATTATTAGGCGACAATTATCTTTGCCGGTTGACGACAATTAGGACTGCCGGTCTTAACTAG